In Halobacillus amylolyticus, the following proteins share a genomic window:
- a CDS encoding Shedu anti-phage system protein SduA domain-containing protein, translated as MKLKTFIELSNKFFTDYFKSIFKGVITKQITLQDEGNLLFPNIALYTETDDHFILELFGATKGFTNLNTKKHKEKSTQRYLYQFDTESHHKGNGVLNFNGDNIEIRDFLVSTPYDVKELDRRFKFHNRWSTKFIKESSENGALISFGDDFGSAFIENCVLVNRFNEFYRVKQITSMIIVDKSKSAHKYKRLLNSKLKWPVNSTNELYGVRYKQGEKLEKELISSQFINTFLVPGLRETTIGDFLNENPSFLKTALTCEGFLYEKEFEWKKGNPDPSEKFINPDFMVKRSDGFYDICDLKTPKLDKEKLTTRTHKRRGFVTYIDEGTSQLANYKEYFEFDLNKEYAQQIYDVRVKEPSLYLIVGNYENLDAEELREASRKLSKDFKIIDFDTLNSLFLNKRFNE; from the coding sequence TTGAAATTAAAGACATTTATAGAATTGAGTAATAAATTTTTCACTGATTATTTCAAATCTATCTTCAAAGGGGTTATCACTAAGCAAATTACTCTTCAAGATGAAGGAAACCTTTTATTCCCAAATATTGCCCTTTATACTGAAACAGATGATCACTTTATTTTAGAACTATTTGGGGCAACCAAAGGCTTTACTAATTTGAACACAAAAAAACATAAAGAGAAATCAACTCAAAGGTATCTATATCAATTTGATACTGAGTCTCATCATAAAGGGAATGGAGTCTTAAATTTTAATGGGGATAACATAGAAATACGAGACTTTCTTGTCTCAACCCCCTACGATGTTAAAGAATTAGATAGGCGATTTAAATTCCATAACAGATGGTCAACAAAATTCATTAAAGAAAGTAGTGAAAATGGAGCTTTAATAAGCTTCGGGGATGATTTTGGTTCGGCTTTTATTGAAAATTGTGTTCTTGTTAATAGGTTTAATGAATTTTATCGTGTTAAGCAGATTACATCTATGATAATTGTAGATAAGAGCAAATCAGCTCACAAATATAAGCGACTGTTAAATAGCAAGTTAAAATGGCCTGTTAACTCAACTAATGAACTATATGGGGTAAGATATAAGCAAGGTGAAAAGCTAGAAAAGGAGTTAATTTCTAGCCAATTTATTAATACATTTCTTGTTCCTGGTCTAAGAGAAACGACAATTGGAGATTTTTTGAATGAAAACCCTTCTTTTCTAAAAACAGCTTTAACTTGTGAGGGCTTTTTATATGAGAAGGAGTTTGAGTGGAAGAAAGGAAACCCTGATCCAAGTGAAAAATTTATAAATCCTGATTTTATGGTTAAAAGAAGTGATGGATTTTATGACATTTGTGATTTAAAAACACCGAAATTAGACAAGGAAAAATTAACTACACGGACCCATAAAAGACGCGGTTTTGTTACTTATATTGATGAAGGGACATCTCAGTTAGCAAATTACAAAGAGTATTTTGAGTTTGATCTTAATAAGGAATATGCTCAACAAATATATGATGTAAGGGTAAAAGAACCTTCTTTATATTTGATTGTAGGAAACTACGAAAACTTAGATGCAGAAGAGCTTAGAGAAGCCTCGAGGAAATTAAGCAAAGACTTTAAAATTATAGACTTCGACACACTTAATTCATTATTTTTAAATAAAAGGTTTAATGAATGA
- a CDS encoding DUF6366 family protein, whose protein sequence is MGRDNETPEERRERLRQKELNNPSSSTHGSVLSDLVGGLGWKGTGILILVLILAVIIYAIFFR, encoded by the coding sequence ATGGGCAGAGATAACGAAACACCTGAAGAAAGAAGAGAGAGGCTAAGACAAAAAGAATTAAACAATCCTTCCAGTAGTACACACGGGAGCGTTCTTTCTGATTTAGTCGGTGGTTTAGGATGGAAAGGTACTGGAATACTTATTCTTGTATTAATATTAGCTGTTATAATATATGCCATTTTCTTCCGCTAA
- a CDS encoding HI0074 family nucleotidyltransferase substrate-binding subunit, which produces MKERLYEKLNDYKRARARLHEATQIQLEDDIVYDGVIQRFKFTFELSWKLMKMFLEYTRITEVRSPREAIKESYRFGLIESGKQWIDMMVDRNKTSNLYNEEQAKLMYEKIKSIYSHLLTNLCDKLEEEMLKLE; this is translated from the coding sequence ATGAAGGAAAGGCTCTACGAGAAGCTTAATGACTACAAACGTGCCAGGGCTAGACTTCACGAGGCAACCCAAATACAGCTAGAAGACGATATTGTGTATGATGGTGTCATACAACGTTTTAAGTTCACATTTGAGTTAAGCTGGAAGCTTATGAAGATGTTCTTGGAGTACACAAGGATAACGGAGGTTAGAAGTCCTAGAGAAGCGATAAAAGAATCTTATAGATTTGGATTAATTGAAAGTGGAAAACAGTGGATTGATATGATGGTAGACAGAAACAAAACTTCAAATCTTTATAATGAGGAGCAGGCAAAATTAATGTACGAAAAAATTAAAAGTATTTATAGCCATCTACTCACTAATTTGTGTGATAAGTTGGAAGAAGAAATGTTAAAGTTAGAATGA
- a CDS encoding GNAT family N-acetyltransferase, protein MKGVRSITIYRGDSIYIRPMETGDIDSLLDLRINNRSFFEQFETKPPESHYTTEGQESVIKELEQDWKSEVRFGFGIFLNKTDQLIGRTTLGNVVRGPLQSCYIEYYTDQQYNGNGYTSEGVQLIVQFAFKKAKLHRIEAAVKPNNLASMRILEKVGFKYEGVAREYLRINNHWEDHCKYALIESDYFSKPSYLASQSNSTNELIAAMKKSVNTNYKKELQRYIEAHKKPKL, encoded by the coding sequence TTGAAGGGGGTCAGATCAATTACTATTTATAGAGGTGACTCGATTTATATACGACCAATGGAAACAGGGGACATTGATTCACTACTTGATCTCCGAATTAACAACCGCAGTTTTTTTGAACAATTTGAAACAAAGCCACCTGAATCTCATTACACCACTGAAGGGCAAGAATCGGTCATAAAAGAACTGGAACAGGATTGGAAAAGTGAAGTTCGCTTTGGATTCGGGATTTTTCTAAATAAAACAGATCAGCTTATAGGGAGAACGACTCTTGGAAATGTTGTAAGAGGTCCACTTCAAAGTTGCTATATTGAGTACTATACCGACCAACAATACAACGGTAACGGGTACACCTCCGAAGGAGTACAACTAATAGTACAATTTGCATTCAAAAAAGCCAAATTACATCGTATAGAAGCAGCAGTTAAACCTAATAATTTGGCATCAATGCGTATATTAGAGAAGGTTGGATTTAAATACGAGGGGGTAGCTAGGGAGTATCTAAGAATAAATAATCATTGGGAAGATCATTGTAAATATGCCTTAATTGAATCAGATTACTTTTCAAAACCGTCATACTTAGCTAGTCAGTCCAACAGTACAAACGAGTTAATAGCTGCTATGAAAAAGTCTGTTAACACAAACTACAAAAAAGAGTTGCAAAGGTATATCGAAGCACATAAAAAACCTAAATTATAA
- a CDS encoding undecaprenyl-diphosphate phosphatase: protein MQDLWLLLKYIFLGLFQGFTEPIPISSSGHLVILQELIDMENKGLDFLILVNFGSLIAVLIIYRNDIMRLIQNGIGYILSRDSKLKDDFYFIIYLIIGTIPAGVLGILFGDFIEAELNEVWIVGVTLLITGLALWIIRDLRGNKNEGSLTWKDALLVGLAQGVALIPGISRSGATIVAAMLLGMKQETALRFSFLLYIPVSLGTMILSIDTFIERNLSQVWALYTIAFIASIIASYGALKWFMNIMAQGKLKYFSFYCFIIGGLVLLFIS from the coding sequence ATGCAGGATTTATGGTTATTATTAAAGTATATATTTTTAGGTTTATTTCAAGGTTTTACGGAACCTATTCCCATTTCATCCAGTGGCCATCTTGTTATTCTTCAAGAATTGATTGATATGGAAAATAAAGGATTAGACTTCCTAATCCTTGTAAACTTTGGATCATTGATCGCTGTGCTAATAATTTATCGCAACGATATTATGAGATTAATACAGAATGGAATAGGATATATTTTATCGCGAGATTCCAAACTGAAGGATGACTTTTACTTTATTATTTACTTAATTATCGGAACAATTCCAGCAGGTGTACTTGGAATTTTATTTGGGGATTTTATAGAAGCAGAACTTAATGAAGTGTGGATTGTTGGAGTTACGTTGCTTATTACAGGTCTTGCTTTATGGATCATCCGAGATCTTAGAGGAAATAAAAATGAAGGGAGTCTCACCTGGAAGGATGCTCTGTTAGTGGGGTTAGCTCAAGGGGTGGCTTTGATACCGGGGATTAGCCGTTCAGGGGCTACGATTGTCGCAGCTATGTTATTAGGAATGAAACAAGAAACAGCCCTTCGTTTTTCTTTCCTTTTATACATCCCTGTAAGCTTAGGAACTATGATTCTTTCTATTGACACATTCATAGAAAGGAATTTGTCACAAGTCTGGGCTTTATACACTATTGCTTTTATCGCTTCTATAATCGCATCGTACGGAGCACTAAAATGGTTTATGAATATAATGGCTCAGGGTAAGCTGAAGTATTTTTCCTTTTACTGTTTTATCATAGGTGGACTCGTGCTACTGTTCATATCATAA
- a CDS encoding sigma-70 family RNA polymerase sigma factor, which produces MLDKSEKAIIYEQESTDNLDKDRVISSLMDEYGDSVIRLAYTYVKDKQMAEDVAQEVFIKCYKKIETFRHDSSYKTWMYRITINKCKDVLKSWSLKNILLLDTFIYKEKNRSSSPETNLLKNEENHFISIKVLELPVKLREVVILHYYEDLNIREISHLIKTNQNTVKSRLYQARQKLKKVLGGDKLE; this is translated from the coding sequence TTGCTTGATAAATCAGAAAAGGCAATTATTTATGAACAAGAATCAACTGACAATTTGGATAAAGATAGAGTTATCAGCTCGTTAATGGACGAGTATGGGGACAGTGTAATTCGACTTGCTTATACATATGTTAAAGATAAGCAAATGGCCGAGGATGTCGCCCAAGAGGTTTTTATTAAATGTTATAAAAAGATAGAGACTTTTCGACACGATTCATCCTACAAAACCTGGATGTATAGAATAACGATTAATAAATGCAAAGATGTACTAAAAAGTTGGTCCCTGAAAAATATATTATTGCTAGATACGTTCATTTATAAAGAAAAAAACAGAAGTTCATCGCCCGAAACGAATTTGTTAAAGAACGAGGAAAACCATTTTATATCGATAAAGGTTTTAGAATTACCCGTCAAACTACGCGAAGTGGTCATCTTGCATTATTATGAAGACTTAAATATTAGAGAAATTTCACATCTAATAAAAACCAATCAAAATACTGTTAAATCAAGACTCTACCAGGCAAGACAGAAGCTTAAGAAAGTTCTTGGAGGGGATAAGCTTGAATAA
- a CDS encoding helix-turn-helix domain-containing protein translates to MEIEKAFGHSLKIIRREQSLSQEKLAQLSDLDRTYISLLERGKRNPTIVTIFNLANALNINPTDLIKDTERLLYPNK, encoded by the coding sequence ATGGAAATTGAAAAAGCTTTTGGTCATTCTCTGAAGATAATAAGACGAGAACAATCCTTATCACAAGAAAAATTAGCACAACTTAGCGATTTAGATAGGACTTATATTAGTTTGTTAGAAAGAGGTAAAAGAAATCCAACTATCGTTACTATATTTAATTTAGCCAACGCATTAAATATCAATCCGACTGACCTTATAAAGGATACAGAACGATTATTATATCCTAATAAGTAA